The Streptomyces sp. NBC_00236 DNA window GGCTCCGTCCACGAGCCGATCGCCGGACTGACCATCTCCAACGGACTGCGGCCCGGCCTGGCGGGCTTCGCGAAGTCACTGGCCGACGAGCTCGGCCCGCGGGGCATCCGCGTGGTGGGCGTGCTGCCGGCCCGCATCGACACGGACCGGGTCCGTGAACTCGACGCGCTGTCCGGCAACGCGGCCGCCTCCCGCGCCGCCAGCGAGGCCGCCATCCCGCTGCGGCGCTACGGCACTCCGGAGGAGTTCGGCCGGACGGCGGCCTTCCTGCTCTCGCCCGCCGCCTCGTATCTGACGGGCCTCATGGTGCCGGTCGACGGCGGGTCCCGGCGCGGCTTCTGAGCCTCCGCCCGGACGCGCGACACGCGAGGGGCCGGACGGCCTGTGCCGTCCGGCCCCTCCCGCGTGGCGTACCGCCCGTCAGCTCACGCGCTCGGCCCGGTGCTTGACCGCCTTCAGCCGCACCTCGGCCGGCAGCTTCGCCAGCCCGGCGGAGTCCCGGGCATGGGCCAGCGCCTCGTCCGTGAGCCGGCCCAGCGCCTCCTCGGGGGCGGCGTGCGGTTCCATGAGGAGCCGGATCCTGGCCCGCGGCTCGCTGCGTCTGCCGGTCAGGACGGCCTGGGCGCGGGCCACCCCGTCCAGGGCACCCGCCTCCTGTGCGAGCACACCCTCCAGGGCGCGGCCACGCAGCAGCGCGCCCTCTCCGTCGCCGCTGTCCACGAGCACCTCGGCGAGGCGGGCCCGGCGCAGCTGGGCCAGCAGCCACCACAGGGCGAGCACCACCAGGACCGCGAGGACCGCGATCACGACCGGCCACCACCAGCCCTCGGAGCGCCAGCGGTCCCGGTCCGCGTCGCTGAGGAGGACGTCGCGCTTGCCGTACCACGGCCACCAGGACGGCACGGAGAGACCGAGCGCCGCGGCCAGCACCCCGCCGCCCACGCAGACCAGTACCAGTCCGGCCAGGCCCAGCAGTACGCGGTTGACGGTCCCGATCACGCGGCTCACCCCTTCTTCGCCGGACGGCGGACATGGACGGACAGGCTCGGTTGCCTGGCCAGTCCGAGTTCCTTGATGCCGCTGGAGAGCGCGGTGTCCAGATCGGCCCGTACGTCGTCGAGTTCACGGAAGTGCGAGACGGCCCGCACCCCCACCTTGCCGCGTCCCATCCGGACCCGGACCGACTGCACTCCGGAGACCTCCACGGCCCGGTCGCGCAGCACCATGGCCGCCGCGGTCCGGTCGAGGGCAGCCCGCACGTCCGGGCGGTCGCGGCGCATCGGCAGCAGATCGCGCAGTCCGGGAGTGAGTGCGAGGACGAGCAGCCACAGGCCGGCCGCCACCGCGACCGAGGCGCCCGTGAGCACCCACACGTCGTCCAGCCGGCGCTCTGCCAGTTCGTCGGCCAGCGAGCGGCGCCACTGCATCGCCGGGTGGTCGGCACGGACCGCCGCGACGTCGTAGAGGAGCAGTCCGGTACCGCCCAGGACCACCAGGGCGGTGATGCCCGCCGGGATGCGGCGGGCGGACCAGAAGCGGCCCGCTCCGCCCTCGCTCCGTTCCTTGGACGGGACCGGGTCGAACGCCGCGGACGACGCCGACTGGTCGAGCGCGAGCACGTCCCCGTGTTCGACGGTGTGCTCCGCGCTGTTCTCCGGGTTCCGGGGCTCGGTCATCGGATCCTCCCCTGCGCCGCGAGGCTCGCTCCCGAGGGGTGCAGGCGCTCGACCTGTACGGCCACTTCGGGCACCTCCATCCCTGCCAACGCCTCTACCCGCATCGCGACCCGGCGACGCACGGCACCGCACTGGCGCCCGATGTCGCTGGGATAGCCGAGCTCCAGAGTCACCCGTACGCGGGCGGTGTCACGGTGAACCGTGACCGTGGCCCGCGGCGACGCGGCTTCCTTGGCGGGCTCGTCCACCGCCTCCTTCGCCGCCTGCGCGGCGATCTTCGCGACGACCCGGTCGGCGACCCGGGTCTCCCCTCGCTCCGCGGCGGCGACCCGGCCGCTCTCCCCCGACAACGCCGTCACCGCCGTCGGTCGCCGCGATCGCGACTCCGGAAGAAGTCACCGGGCTCCAGGTCACCGTCGAGGAAGCGACCGGCGATGAAGCCGATCGCCCCCAGGGCGGCCACCAGCAGGAAGGCTCCGAACCCGCCGAAGTACCCGGCGAACCCGAGCGCCATGCCGGCCACCATGCCGACCACAGCCATGCTCATCTGGGCTCCTCAACTGCCTTTGACGGAGGACTACTGGACACGTGGCTCGGACTGGTCCTCGTCGTCGTCCTCGTCGGGCAGCTTCACATCGCTCACCGCGATGTTGACCTCGATGACTTCGAGACCCGTCATCCGCTCGACGGCCGCGACAACGTTCTCCCTCACATCGCGGGCGACCTCGCTGATCGACACGCCGTAGTCGACGACGATCTCCAGGTCGAGGGCCGTCTGGGACTCGCCGACCTCCGCCTTCACCCCGCGGGTGACCGACTTGGAACCGCCGGGGACGCGGTCACGCACCGCGCCGAAGGTCCGCGAGAGTCCGCTGCCCATCGCGTGCACACCGACCACGTCGCGTGCCGCCATTCCGGCGATCTTCTCGACGACACCGTCGGCGATCGTCGTACGGCCGCGGGTGGCCGGGGCTCCCCCACCACGCCTGCTCAGCGAGCTGCTCCTGCTGTCACCGCCAGTCGAGTCCTTGTCGGGGTTCTCGGGCCGGTTGCGCTGTGGGGTCTCGGTCATCGCCGTTCTTCCCTTCGGGGCAGATTGGACTTCCTTGCCCAGATTAAGTGCGCTTGCCCGGTCTCGCGCCGTGGATGCGGCAGGCTGGAGCAATGACGACGGCTGACAGCTCGCGCAGGACCCAAGGATGGACGGCCGCGGTTCGCCAGCGGCTCGGTCTGGGCCGGCTTCTCCCGCTGGGCGGCCCGGCGGACGGGGCCTGGATCTCGGAACGGGCGGCGGCGGCCGTACTGCGCCGGGCGGTGGACGGTTCGGGACCGGTGCTCATGGAGCTGCGCATCGCCGTGGCCGACGCCGAGGCGGCGCCCGCCCCGCAGGTGCCGCCGCCCCCGAGCGCTCTGCCGCCGGGCCCGCTGCGCATCGAGGCCACCGTGGCCGCGACGGCGCACCTGCCGATTCCGGCCGCCGCCGCGGCGCTGCGCTCCGCTCTGCTGGCGGCTGCCGCCCGGCGGCTCGGGCTGGTGGTCGACGAGGTGGACATCCGGGTGGCCGAGTTGCTGGACACCGAACCGGAAGGGGCCGAACCGCCCCCGGTCGAGGTGCGCCCGGCGGATCCGGAGAACGCGGCGGGCCGTGCGGCCGCTGGAGTGACGGGCGTCGCGACGCTGACGCGGGCGCTCGGCGCGCCCGTGCACACGGGCCCGGACCACGTCCGGGTCGAGCTGGCGACGGACGGCGGCCACCGGGCGCTGGACGTGGCCCGCTCGGTGCGGGCGGCGGTGACACAGGCGGTGGACGGGCATCCGCCGGTCGCGGTACTGGTCACGGCGGTGACGGAGGGACACGTCCCGCCGGGAGCCGACCCGGCAGCGGGCCCGGGGTGATGCGTCCGGCCCCGCTGCCGGGTGCTTTCAGTCGGCCGTGCCCGAGAGGTCGCGCAGCCGACGGCCCTGCGCGGCACGCTCGGCGGCGCGCTGCTCCTCGTACGTACGGGAGACGGCGCCGCCGAGCAGGGCCTTGGTCTCGATGACGGCGTCGCGCGGGGCCGCGATCAGGGCGCCGGCCAGATCGCGGGCGGCTCCCTCGAGCTCCGCGGCGGGCACCACGAGGTTGGCCAGGCCGGTACGTTCGGCCTCGGCGGCGTGCACGAAGCGGCCGGTGGCGCAGATTTCGAGCGCGCGTGCGTACCCCACCAGGTGCACCAGGGGGTGCGTGCCGGTGAGGTCGGGGACCAGCCCGAGGCTGGTCTCGCGCATGGCGAACTGCACGTCCTCGGCGACGATCCGCAGATCGCAGGCGAGGGCGAGCTGGAAGCCGGCGCCGATGGCATGCCCCTGGACGGCCGCGATCGACACGATGTCGTTGCGGCGCCACCAGGTGAACGCCTCCTGGTACTCGGCGATGACCGCGTCGAGCTCGGCCTCCGGGCCACGCCCCATGTCGAGGAACGACGGCTCACCGTCGAAGCCCTCGGGGGTGAACGCCTGGCGGTCGAGTCCGGCGGAGAAGGACACACCTTCGGCGCGCAGCACGACGACCCGCACACTGCCGGGCAGAGCCCGTCCGGCCTCTGTCAACGCCCGCCACAGAGCGGGGGACTGAGCGTTGCGCTTGGCCGGATTGGTGAGGGTCACCGTGGCAACCGCGTCGTCGACGGTGAGTCGTACGCCGTCCTTGTCGAGCACAGTGTCGAGCGAGGTCATGGAGCGCCTCCGGATCGGGTGCAGTCAGCACATGAAGCTAAGTGACTGAACAGTAACCACCCGACCGACCGCACGATCGACCGGGTGGCCACCGCCGAAACCGGTGAGCCCCGGGACCGGTCCTACGACCTGCCCCGATCCGTGGACGGCCGTCAGGCCGCCGCGGCCTTCTTGCCTCGTGTCGCTCCGCCACGTCCCCGCAGCGTCACTCCGGACTCGCTGAGCATCCGGTGGACGAATCCGTAGGAGCGGCCCGTTTCCTCGGCCAACGCCCGGATACTCGCACCGGAGTCGTACTTCTTCTTCAGGTCTGCCGCGAGCTTGTCGCGCGCGGCGCCGGTTACCCGGCTGCCCTTCTTCAGAGTCTCGGCCACCCGTGCCTCCTCGTGGGAAGTGCGCTCTGGACTCTCATGATCACCCCTCGGGGCCGTCCTGGCCACCCATTCGGCAAGGTCCGTGCAAGCGGATCGGCACCCCGGGAGGGCGGCGACACGAACGGAATCCAGGATTCCGCTGGGCTGTGGAGCGGACGGAGCAACCGCGGCGGAGGAACGGCCAGGTCAGGGCCGCACAGGGTCCGGGGCCCCTCATGCGTGCACCCGGCAGCTAGCCGCCGGGTGCCGCGCCGAGGTACGAGACGCCCTCACACAGATGATGGATCACGCGTAGGCCGAATGATCCAGTGCGAGTGGATCAGCGGGCCGCGACGGCCGGAATACGGCCGCCGCGCGCGTGGCGGACGGCCGGGACGGAGCCCGGC harbors:
- the amaP gene encoding alkaline shock response membrane anchor protein AmaP — translated: MIGTVNRVLLGLAGLVLVCVGGGVLAAALGLSVPSWWPWYGKRDVLLSDADRDRWRSEGWWWPVVIAVLAVLVVLALWWLLAQLRRARLAEVLVDSGDGEGALLRGRALEGVLAQEAGALDGVARAQAVLTGRRSEPRARIRLLMEPHAAPEEALGRLTDEALAHARDSAGLAKLPAEVRLKAVKHRAERVS
- a CDS encoding DUF6286 domain-containing protein: MTEPRNPENSAEHTVEHGDVLALDQSASSAAFDPVPSKERSEGGAGRFWSARRIPAGITALVVLGGTGLLLYDVAAVRADHPAMQWRRSLADELAERRLDDVWVLTGASVAVAAGLWLLVLALTPGLRDLLPMRRDRPDVRAALDRTAAAMVLRDRAVEVSGVQSVRVRMGRGKVGVRAVSHFRELDDVRADLDTALSSGIKELGLARQPSLSVHVRRPAKKG
- a CDS encoding Asp23/Gls24 family envelope stress response protein; the encoded protein is MTETPQRNRPENPDKDSTGGDSRSSSLSRRGGGAPATRGRTTIADGVVEKIAGMAARDVVGVHAMGSGLSRTFGAVRDRVPGGSKSVTRGVKAEVGESQTALDLEIVVDYGVSISEVARDVRENVVAAVERMTGLEVIEVNIAVSDVKLPDEDDDEDQSEPRVQ
- a CDS encoding enoyl-CoA hydratase/isomerase family protein encodes the protein MTSLDTVLDKDGVRLTVDDAVATVTLTNPAKRNAQSPALWRALTEAGRALPGSVRVVVLRAEGVSFSAGLDRQAFTPEGFDGEPSFLDMGRGPEAELDAVIAEYQEAFTWWRRNDIVSIAAVQGHAIGAGFQLALACDLRIVAEDVQFAMRETSLGLVPDLTGTHPLVHLVGYARALEICATGRFVHAAEAERTGLANLVVPAAELEGAARDLAGALIAAPRDAVIETKALLGGAVSRTYEEQRAAERAAQGRRLRDLSGTAD
- a CDS encoding helix-turn-helix domain-containing protein, translated to MAETLKKGSRVTGAARDKLAADLKKKYDSGASIRALAEETGRSYGFVHRMLSESGVTLRGRGGATRGKKAAAA